From Peptoanaerobacter stomatis, one genomic window encodes:
- a CDS encoding DEAD/DEAH box helicase family protein, producing MKITDEQNFINHVEVKSFGDIFPKKGTNTRTPYEHQKKAMEALDKMNQEASYSTLVVLPTGGGKTYTASMWLLKNAIDKKKKILWIAHRQMLLDQAAESFQKFAYTEVVPHISSFCFRIISGASSHDRISDIRSSDNLLIVSKDSIGRNIERLDQWLKDEKELYLIVDEAHHSTAKTYRKVIDYVRAKVPNLKLIGLTATPFRTAEEEQGLLAKIYTDGISDGQVVHGDVGITYQIGLKELINRQILAKPIFESFYTDEEYGDSLGVDAWESIQHLDVLPDEVAQQMADSAARNKLIVETYKSKKDEYGQTILFAVNVVHAIQLTSLFKKTGIKADFVVSSVKDAITGVTISREDNERKLDDYRNGKLQVLINVNILTEGVDLPKTKTVFLARPTVSSILMTQMVGRALRGTAAGGTSSAYIVSFVDHWNEHIAWVNPESLFDGNNDFQDNDADRAKRDLRMIAISKIEEFAAILDDAVDTTVLEKVPFEQRIPVGMYAFTYLEENGMDHAYQVMVYDSTQDSYKNLMDALPSLFKSFGTTEEYLTEAQLDEMEAQCRDSFFCGEMIPPYERKDVLNMLKYYAQYEAVPQFYTFAEVDRSKLDVSKIAQHIWDEDMGERKRTEYIDSLWESSDDNMLRLFFGRKLYFLRQLNIELMKLSHPDIYDDENNIKYGTRTLEELPLYEIGKINPELEKSLRDQAFEKAKDADGNYRCACCGISDKSRIYFQVDHIISMNNGGKSVADNLQILCRQCNGIKGDQ from the coding sequence ATGAAAATAACAGACGAACAAAACTTTATAAACCATGTAGAAGTAAAATCATTTGGTGATATTTTTCCTAAAAAGGGAACAAACACCAGAACACCTTACGAGCATCAGAAAAAGGCAATGGAAGCGCTGGATAAGATGAATCAGGAAGCATCTTACAGTACACTGGTAGTTCTTCCTACTGGTGGTGGTAAAACTTATACTGCTTCTATGTGGCTTTTAAAAAATGCTATTGATAAGAAAAAGAAAATCCTTTGGATTGCCCACCGTCAGATGTTACTGGATCAGGCTGCCGAATCATTCCAAAAGTTTGCCTATACAGAAGTTGTTCCTCACATTTCTTCTTTTTGTTTTAGAATTATATCTGGTGCATCCAGCCATGATCGAATCAGCGATATTCGTTCAAGTGATAATTTGTTGATTGTCAGCAAAGATAGTATCGGAAGAAATATTGAGCGATTGGATCAGTGGCTCAAGGATGAAAAAGAGTTGTATCTGATTGTAGACGAAGCCCATCACTCAACGGCGAAGACATATAGAAAAGTCATTGATTATGTAAGAGCCAAAGTTCCTAACTTGAAGCTGATTGGTTTGACTGCTACTCCGTTCCGTACCGCTGAGGAAGAACAGGGGCTTTTAGCAAAAATCTATACCGATGGAATCAGCGATGGACAGGTTGTTCACGGTGATGTCGGTATTACATACCAGATCGGTTTGAAAGAACTGATTAACAGACAGATTCTTGCAAAACCCATTTTTGAAAGTTTTTATACAGATGAAGAATACGGCGATTCTCTTGGCGTGGATGCTTGGGAAAGCATTCAGCATTTGGACGTGTTGCCGGACGAAGTTGCACAGCAGATGGCTGACAGTGCAGCTCGTAACAAGCTGATTGTCGAAACCTATAAGTCAAAGAAGGATGAATACGGTCAAACGATTCTATTTGCTGTTAATGTGGTTCACGCAATCCAACTGACCTCCCTTTTCAAAAAAACCGGTATCAAAGCTGACTTCGTTGTATCTTCTGTGAAAGATGCGATTACCGGTGTGACAATCAGCCGAGAGGATAACGAAAGAAAGCTTGACGATTATCGAAACGGAAAGTTACAGGTTTTAATCAACGTAAATATCTTGACAGAAGGCGTGGATTTGCCGAAAACTAAGACAGTGTTTTTGGCAAGACCCACGGTTTCCTCTATTTTGATGACCCAGATGGTTGGTCGTGCATTGCGTGGTACAGCGGCCGGTGGTACATCCAGTGCATATATTGTTTCCTTTGTAGATCACTGGAACGAGCACATTGCATGGGTAAATCCTGAAAGCTTGTTTGATGGAAACAATGACTTCCAGGACAATGATGCTGATCGTGCAAAACGTGATCTGCGTATGATTGCTATTTCAAAAATCGAGGAGTTCGCTGCTATTTTGGATGATGCAGTTGATACTACTGTATTGGAAAAAGTGCCTTTTGAGCAGAGAATCCCTGTTGGTATGTATGCGTTTACATATCTCGAAGAGAATGGCATGGATCACGCTTATCAGGTTATGGTCTATGACAGCACCCAGGATTCCTATAAAAATTTGATGGATGCGCTTCCTTCGCTGTTTAAGTCTTTTGGGACAACCGAAGAATATTTGACAGAAGCACAGCTTGATGAAATGGAAGCACAGTGCAGAGATTCCTTCTTCTGTGGAGAAATGATTCCTCCATACGAAAGAAAGGATGTTCTGAATATGCTGAAATATTATGCCCAGTATGAAGCTGTTCCTCAGTTCTACACATTTGCTGAAGTCGATAGAAGCAAGCTTGACGTAAGCAAGATTGCTCAGCATATTTGGGACGAAGATATGGGTGAACGAAAAAGAACAGAGTATATTGATTCTCTCTGGGAATCCAGTGATGATAATATGCTTCGCCTGTTCTTTGGAAGAAAACTGTATTTCCTCCGTCAGCTGAATATCGAATTGATGAAGCTGTCACATCCGGATATTTACGATGATGAAAATAACATCAAGTACGGAACCAGAACATTGGAAGAATTACCTTTGTACGAAATCGGAAAAATCAATCCTGAATTGGAAAAGAGCTTGAGGGATCAGGCTTTTGAAAAGGCTAAAGATGCTGATGGAAATTACCGCTGCGCTTGCTGTGGTATTTCGGATAAATCTCGTATCTATTTCCAAGTCGATCATATTATTTCGATGAACAACGGCGGAAAGAGCGTTGCTGACAATTTGCAGATTCTCTGTCGCCAGTGCAACGGAATCAAAGGTGATCAGTAA
- a CDS encoding ATP-binding protein has protein sequence MRTNQEIISSIELEYQNKRRRNEINLQKRKRKLYEQYPYLEKIDDEINMKYLSIVKDSIEEKNVNDKTYKDIDELKKQKKQYIMENNIDMSSIKMNYECNICKDTGILENNGKISRCQCYTNRYNSLVYENMNMSKLFEDCNFDKFDIEIFDDVKKIGKFTQREFMSKMRNKALSFIDNFDDKNEKSMLFYGQVGVGKSYLCLCIAEKLIKKRKNVVYESSSELFEKLARYVFSSDKTQNSDAAVFNSLVYNCDLLIIDDLGSEMTNDFVRNQIFNIVNIRTINGRKTIISSNLTQDELQERYEQRTFSRISSYYNTYKFIGRDLRMPKLKIKRL, from the coding sequence ATGAGAACAAATCAAGAAATAATATCTTCCATAGAATTGGAATATCAAAATAAAAGACGAAGAAATGAAATAAATTTACAAAAAAGAAAAAGAAAACTTTATGAGCAATATCCATATCTTGAAAAGATAGATGATGAGATAAATATGAAATATCTAAGCATCGTGAAAGATTCAATAGAAGAAAAAAATGTAAATGACAAAACTTACAAGGATATAGACGAGCTGAAAAAGCAAAAAAAGCAATATATAATGGAAAACAATATAGATATGTCATCAATTAAGATGAACTATGAGTGTAATATATGCAAAGATACAGGTATTTTGGAGAATAACGGTAAAATTTCAAGATGTCAATGCTATACCAATAGGTATAATTCGCTTGTATATGAAAATATGAATATGTCAAAACTGTTTGAAGACTGCAACTTTGATAAATTCGATATAGAAATATTTGACGATGTTAAAAAAATAGGGAAGTTTACTCAAAGAGAGTTTATGAGCAAAATGCGAAATAAAGCCTTATCTTTTATAGATAATTTTGATGACAAAAATGAAAAATCAATGCTATTTTATGGACAAGTAGGAGTAGGCAAGTCGTATTTATGCCTTTGCATAGCGGAAAAATTGATTAAAAAAAGAAAAAATGTAGTTTATGAAAGCAGTAGTGAATTATTTGAAAAGTTGGCAAGGTATGTATTTTCATCAGATAAGACGCAAAACAGTGATGCAGCTGTTTTTAATTCGCTTGTGTATAATTGCGACCTGCTCATCATAGATGATTTAGGCTCTGAGATGACCAATGATTTTGTCAGAAATCAAATATTCAACATAGTGAACATAAGAACAATAAATGGAAGAAAAACAATAATATCAAGTAATTTGACACAAGATGAACTGCAAGAAAGATATGAGCAACGCACATTTTCAAGAATATCAAGCTATTACAACACATATAAATTCATAGGCAGAGATTTAAGAATGCCGAAGCTTAAAATTAAGAGACTGTGA
- a CDS encoding DnaD domain protein — MFFLSNTNEAKSYTLIHNVFFEQIMPYLDDKYLKVYMYTYYLANNIDKIGVKNNEDIAKDLNIDYLDVISAFDYLEKLNLIRKHYVENSQSDNYSIEILSLNKYSKKQETTYEMEYISSKNEKLRQMYDKIEEITKVHLNAYDIKKIDTTIKNNDIAYEVVIEAFKFIYYNNKSVNVNEALNTLKLWIREGIYTSKDLDNSLSNINERYATYRKILKYFGEYRLPTKPEMKKMDKWIDEYCFSIEVIEKAIDETLKIKSPNFRYLDAILDKWYELYTRTRKILQKDKKDYTNFKTEIMKLQNADRKITEDEEKKLSFLYKNYPLDTVFSAIKHMNLQNKTNDIDTLFDFITGDINTGDLQKETTLSFGNISLEDLENIFANQQENMRKTEPKNITKTQKRQTYVNTPTLTGKDLEDAILSNNDLDNF, encoded by the coding sequence ATGTTTTTTTTATCAAATACAAATGAAGCAAAGTCGTATACATTGATACATAATGTGTTTTTTGAGCAGATTATGCCATATTTAGATGACAAATATTTAAAGGTGTATATGTACACATATTATTTAGCGAACAATATAGATAAAATAGGTGTAAAAAATAACGAAGATATAGCAAAAGACCTCAATATAGACTATCTTGATGTCATATCAGCCTTTGACTATTTGGAAAAATTGAATTTAATCAGAAAACACTATGTAGAAAATTCGCAAAGCGATAACTATTCGATAGAGATATTATCGCTCAACAAATATAGTAAAAAACAAGAAACTACATATGAAATGGAATATATAAGCAGTAAAAATGAAAAACTAAGGCAGATGTATGACAAGATAGAAGAAATTACAAAAGTACATTTAAACGCATATGATATAAAAAAGATAGATACGACCATTAAAAACAACGACATAGCCTATGAAGTAGTGATAGAGGCTTTTAAATTCATATATTATAACAACAAAAGCGTAAATGTGAACGAAGCTCTAAATACTCTTAAACTATGGATAAGAGAGGGAATATATACTTCTAAGGACTTGGACAACAGCTTGTCTAATATAAATGAAAGATATGCCACATATAGAAAAATATTGAAATATTTTGGAGAATACAGACTGCCTACAAAACCTGAGATGAAAAAAATGGATAAATGGATAGATGAATACTGTTTTTCGATAGAAGTCATAGAAAAGGCCATAGATGAGACACTCAAGATAAAATCTCCGAATTTCAGATATTTGGATGCAATATTGGATAAATGGTATGAGCTTTATACAAGAACGAGAAAAATATTACAAAAAGATAAGAAAGATTATACAAACTTTAAAACTGAAATAATGAAATTACAAAATGCAGACAGAAAAATAACTGAAGATGAAGAAAAAAAACTCTCATTTTTATACAAAAACTACCCATTAGATACAGTATTCTCAGCAATAAAACATATGAATCTGCAAAATAAAACAAATGATATAGATACCTTGTTTGATTTTATAACAGGAGATATAAACACAGGCGACTTGCAAAAAGAAACCACTCTTTCTTTTGGGAATATAAGCTTGGAGGATTTAGAAAATATATTTGCAAACCAACAAGAAAATATGAGAAAAACAGAACCTAAAAACATTACAAAAACTCAAAAAAGACAGACTTATGTCAACACGCCTACTTTGACAGGCAAAGACTTGGAAGACGCTATATTGTCTAATAATGATTTGGATAATTTTTAA
- a CDS encoding C40 family peptidase, with protein MKKTLLAAIFTLGFVGLSMNFSYADEAEIFNNEVEVKTAVAKEIAEPVSIEVSELEKLLALNEEQTKIEEKEEKEKQAKNVEEEVSVSVDADKLIVIAKSKLGSPYSYGSLGPNAFDCSGYTSYVFRQMGISLPRTASSQAYAGVKVAKANLQKGDLVFFNTYGGISHVGIYIENGNFIHASSYGSGVVVSNINDSYYAPRYVTAARYL; from the coding sequence ATGAAGAAAACTTTGCTTGCGGCTATATTTACATTAGGATTTGTAGGATTAAGTATGAATTTTTCTTATGCGGATGAAGCTGAAATATTTAATAATGAAGTAGAGGTAAAAACTGCAGTTGCTAAAGAAATAGCTGAGCCTGTAAGCATAGAAGTTTCAGAATTGGAAAAATTACTTGCTTTAAATGAAGAGCAAACAAAAATAGAAGAAAAAGAGGAAAAAGAAAAACAAGCTAAAAACGTTGAAGAGGAAGTATCAGTTTCAGTAGATGCAGATAAACTTATAGTAATAGCAAAATCAAAACTTGGCTCTCCATATTCATACGGTTCATTAGGACCAAATGCCTTTGACTGTTCAGGTTATACAAGCTATGTGTTCAGACAAATGGGAATAAGCTTACCGAGAACTGCATCAAGCCAAGCGTACGCCGGAGTAAAAGTTGCAAAAGCTAATTTACAAAAAGGCGATTTAGTATTTTTCAATACTTATGGTGGAATATCACACGTTGGAATATATATAGAAAACGGTAATTTCATACACGCATCTTCATATGGTAGCGGAGTAGTTGTATCTAATATAAATGACAGCTATTATGCACCAAGATATGTTACAGCTGCAAGATATCTGTAA